A genomic stretch from Hemicordylus capensis ecotype Gifberg chromosome 5, rHemCap1.1.pri, whole genome shotgun sequence includes:
- the ERGIC2 gene encoding endoplasmic reticulum-Golgi intermediate compartment protein 2 isoform X2 — protein sequence MVNDIGWNSLPKCHPRVVFSLRPYRSVASHYDTIALTVTFELQPVTWSKCRKMHNSIMIWNIGADVLDLAETMVASADGLAYEPVIFELSPLQREWQRMLQLIQNRLQEEHSLQDVIFKSAFKSASTALPPREDSSLQPPDACRIHGHLYVNKVAGNFHITVGKAIPHPRGHAHLAALVSHESYNFSHRIDHLSFGELIPGLINPLDGTEKIASDHNQMFQYFITVVPTKLHTYKISAETHQFSVTERERVINHAAGSHGVSGIFMKYDISSLMVTVTEEHMPFWQFLVRLCGIVGGIFSTTGILHGIGRFVVEIICCRFRLGSSKSTSVTHQDGHLNNHVPLTTDDTMH from the exons ATGGTAAATGATATAGGATGGAACAGTTTACCAAAATGCCATCCCCGTGTTGTGTTCTCTCTGAGACCATATAGATCAGTTGCTTCGCATTATGACACCATTGCATTAACTGTTACTTTTGAGTTGCAGCCAGTGACGTGGAGCAAGTGCAGGAAAATGCACAACTCCATCATGATATGGA ATATTGGAGCTGACGTTTTAGATTTGGCAGAAACAATGGTTGCCTCTGCAGATGGATTAGCTTATGAACCA GTAATATTTGAACTCAGTCCCTTGCAAAGAGAGTGGCAAAG GATGTTGCAGTTAATTCAGAATAGGCTACAGGAAGAACATTCTCTTCAAGATGTTATTTTCAAAAGTGCTTTTAAAAGTGCTTCGACGGCACTACCACCAAG ggaggacAGCTCATTACAACCTCCAGATGCTTGCAGAATTCACGGGCACCTGTATGTTAATAAAGTAGCAGGGAACTTTCACATAACTGTGGGCAA GGCAATTCCCCATCCGCGAGGCCATGCACAtttggcagctcttgtgagtCATGAAT caTACAACTTCTCCCATAGGATAGATCACTTGTCTTTTGGTGAACTCATCCCAGGGCTGATTAATCCTTTAGATGGTACAGAAAAGATTGCCTCAGACC ACAACCAGATGTTCCAATACTTTATCACAGTTGTACCAACAAAACTCCATACATATAAGATTTCAGCAGAAACGCATCAGTTTTCAGTGACAGAACGG GAAAGAGTGATCAACCATGCAGCTGGGAGTCATGGGGTGTCAGGGATTTTCATGAAATATGACATCAGTTCCCTTATGGTGACAGTGACGGAAGAACACATGCCCTTCTGGCAATTTTTAGTGAGACTTTGTGGTATCGTTGGAGGAATCTTCTCTACTACAG GAATTTTACATGGCATTGGAAGATTTGTAGTGGAAATCATTTGCTGTCGTTTCAGACTGGGATCTTCTAAATCTACATCC GTCACACATCAAGATGGCCACCTAAACAACCATGTACCTCTAACAACAGATGACACTATGCATTAG
- the ERGIC2 gene encoding endoplasmic reticulum-Golgi intermediate compartment protein 2 isoform X1 — protein sequence MRRLNRKKTLNLMKELDAFPKVPESYVETSATGGTVSLIAFTTMALLTIMEFMVYRDTWMKYEYEVDKDFTSKLRINIDITVAMKCQYIGADVLDLAETMVASADGLAYEPVIFELSPLQREWQRMLQLIQNRLQEEHSLQDVIFKSAFKSASTALPPREDSSLQPPDACRIHGHLYVNKVAGNFHITVGKAIPHPRGHAHLAALVSHESYNFSHRIDHLSFGELIPGLINPLDGTEKIASDHNQMFQYFITVVPTKLHTYKISAETHQFSVTERERVINHAAGSHGVSGIFMKYDISSLMVTVTEEHMPFWQFLVRLCGIVGGIFSTTGILHGIGRFVVEIICCRFRLGSSKSTSVTHQDGHLNNHVPLTTDDTMH from the exons ATGAGGCGACTGAATCGGAAGAAGACTTTGAATCTAATGAAAGAGTTGGATGCCTTTCCCAAAGTTCCTGAAAGCTATGTAGAGACTTCAGCAACAGGAGGAACAG TTTCTCTAATAGCGTTTACAACGATGGCTCTGTTAACCATAATGGAGTTCATGGTATATCGAGATACCTGGATGAAATATGAGTATGAAGTTGATAAAGATTTTACTAG TAAATTAAGAATAAATATAGATATTACTGTTGCAATGAAGTGTCAGT ATATTGGAGCTGACGTTTTAGATTTGGCAGAAACAATGGTTGCCTCTGCAGATGGATTAGCTTATGAACCA GTAATATTTGAACTCAGTCCCTTGCAAAGAGAGTGGCAAAG GATGTTGCAGTTAATTCAGAATAGGCTACAGGAAGAACATTCTCTTCAAGATGTTATTTTCAAAAGTGCTTTTAAAAGTGCTTCGACGGCACTACCACCAAG ggaggacAGCTCATTACAACCTCCAGATGCTTGCAGAATTCACGGGCACCTGTATGTTAATAAAGTAGCAGGGAACTTTCACATAACTGTGGGCAA GGCAATTCCCCATCCGCGAGGCCATGCACAtttggcagctcttgtgagtCATGAAT caTACAACTTCTCCCATAGGATAGATCACTTGTCTTTTGGTGAACTCATCCCAGGGCTGATTAATCCTTTAGATGGTACAGAAAAGATTGCCTCAGACC ACAACCAGATGTTCCAATACTTTATCACAGTTGTACCAACAAAACTCCATACATATAAGATTTCAGCAGAAACGCATCAGTTTTCAGTGACAGAACGG GAAAGAGTGATCAACCATGCAGCTGGGAGTCATGGGGTGTCAGGGATTTTCATGAAATATGACATCAGTTCCCTTATGGTGACAGTGACGGAAGAACACATGCCCTTCTGGCAATTTTTAGTGAGACTTTGTGGTATCGTTGGAGGAATCTTCTCTACTACAG GAATTTTACATGGCATTGGAAGATTTGTAGTGGAAATCATTTGCTGTCGTTTCAGACTGGGATCTTCTAAATCTACATCC GTCACACATCAAGATGGCCACCTAAACAACCATGTACCTCTAACAACAGATGACACTATGCATTAG